Proteins from one Streptomyces sp. NBC_00289 genomic window:
- a CDS encoding putative T7SS-secreted protein produces MADEIDKQSGNIKALASVDGWDSDAGRAFHEIADGSSGRLKRAFERYDEAAKALGTKVVDGGESKEYASELHRAQKVADKALQKYREAETDHKTAVGDLKQYEGTVPSRDDVTDRTRLAKQRDAAMDVIRECHSEIGRAKIIRDDAASAAAKHIKNVVHHDGVRDPGGIMNFLADWADRFANLSAIFSILAVICAFVPPLQVLAPVFAALAVITSALALAGHAYDMTVRGGKFSASKLFFDALGVMPGLGALKGFRALKGLKGLGKLRGLRFSGGAALEGVGFKFFNGIAVNTVNKILVKAGRPAIAGEKITAGIKTGSFASAMVKIFTGHNGESTGDPGDLPKVTPSPSPQPAPRPPSAPFHTALAQ; encoded by the coding sequence ATGGCCGACGAGATCGACAAGCAGTCCGGCAACATCAAGGCACTCGCTTCCGTCGACGGCTGGGACAGCGACGCGGGGCGCGCCTTCCACGAGATAGCCGACGGCTCGTCAGGACGACTCAAGCGGGCCTTCGAGCGCTACGACGAGGCCGCGAAGGCGCTGGGGACGAAAGTCGTCGACGGCGGCGAGTCCAAGGAGTACGCCAGCGAACTCCACCGCGCGCAGAAGGTCGCGGACAAGGCCCTCCAGAAGTACCGTGAGGCCGAGACTGACCACAAGACCGCGGTCGGCGATCTCAAGCAGTACGAGGGCACAGTGCCCAGCCGTGACGACGTGACGGACCGCACCCGTCTGGCGAAGCAGCGCGACGCCGCGATGGACGTCATTCGCGAATGCCACAGCGAGATCGGCCGCGCGAAGATCATCCGCGATGACGCCGCGAGCGCCGCGGCCAAACACATCAAGAACGTCGTCCACCACGACGGCGTGCGCGATCCCGGCGGCATCATGAACTTCCTGGCGGACTGGGCGGACAGGTTCGCCAACCTGTCGGCGATCTTTTCCATTCTGGCCGTCATCTGTGCCTTCGTGCCGCCCCTACAGGTGCTGGCCCCGGTCTTCGCGGCGCTGGCCGTGATCACCAGCGCCCTCGCCCTGGCCGGTCACGCCTACGATATGACGGTGCGTGGCGGTAAGTTCAGTGCGTCGAAGCTCTTCTTCGACGCACTGGGTGTGATGCCCGGCCTGGGTGCGCTGAAGGGCTTCCGAGCTCTGAAGGGCCTCAAAGGCCTGGGCAAGCTGCGTGGCCTCCGCTTCAGTGGGGGCGCGGCGCTCGAGGGCGTGGGTTTCAAATTCTTCAACGGAATCGCGGTCAACACCGTGAACAAGATCCTTGTCAAGGCCGGACGGCCCGCCATCGCGGGCGAGAAGATCACCGCGGGAATCAAAACCGGCAGTTTCGCAAGCGCCATGGTGAAGATATTCACCGGTCACAACGGCGAATCCACGGGCGACCCCGGAGACCTGCCGAAGGTCACCCCAAGCCCGTCCCCTCAGCCGGCACCCAGGCCTCCGTCGGCGCCGTTCCACACTGCCCTCGCCCAGTAG
- a CDS encoding WXG100 family type VII secretion target, which yields MAKDLDVTYQDMRDAAKHVVKEKEKLQEKLDGLRKYIANLVESGYVTKSSSKAFDENFDEFVRGTKDTLDGLDGMGDYLTMAADKFEQIDDELAKSAKK from the coding sequence ATGGCCAAGGACCTTGACGTCACATATCAGGACATGCGGGACGCGGCCAAGCATGTCGTGAAGGAGAAGGAAAAGCTCCAGGAGAAGCTGGACGGCCTGCGCAAGTACATCGCCAACCTCGTCGAGTCCGGATACGTCACCAAGAGCTCGTCGAAGGCCTTCGACGAGAACTTCGACGAGTTCGTGCGCGGCACGAAGGACACCCTCGACGGTCTCGACGGCATGGGCGACTACCTGACCATGGCCGCCGACAAGTTCGAGCAGATCGACGACGAGCTGGCGAAGTCGGCGAAGAAGTAG
- a CDS encoding FtsK/SpoIIIE domain-containing protein, giving the protein MRLTLTVVDPFGGGAADVVLDADPESTVGDIAQELAQQVGATGAQVIPLGHHHQLPANNAPLVYVDGYAVDPAATVVGSPLRDGAVVSLQDPAGCLPGEPTGLVELRVVGGPVAGFVHRLGVGRYDIGSGPASYIRVDDPEVPARALTLSVATDGTCQVAVHADKDGVTLDGAAVDGDAWPLGGQIAVGNSLLELTRYVAPNAALKWSDDGIGLDYNRPPRLRPPERQTKFRLPSPPRDYEARPLPWLMALTPLVGAIVSVLVFQRWYYLIMAGLSPLLLFANYFNDKKHGRKSHAKQVKEYNEQKERIEKDAQDALVAERNDRRHAVPDPATVLSLGTGPRTRLWERRRTDRDHLLLRVGTGQVSSEVVLDDPEQDEHRRQVTWKIEDAPVSLSLRSLGVIGMAGPGDSARAMGRWAVAQTAALHSPMDVQFYLLSENSAQSSWDWTRWLPHAKPGGSQDINVLIGTDAETVGARIGELTQILDARKKAAEQNRGQGTTFSEPDIVVVWDGSRRLRSLPGAVRLLREGPAVSMYALCLDAEERFLPGECQAFVVAEPKAQEYDVEAAQAVQPQQAAGGFPSFQAWHTGGSEPERQAQAEELRLRVEEAGAERVKEVRPDFVSPAWCLRLARSLSPLRDISGETEDSALPASSRLLDVLQLEPPTSDAIVARWRMGGQSTMAVIGESYDGPFGIDMRKDGPHGLIAGTTGSGKSELLQTIVAALAVANTPENMTFVLVDYKGGSAFKDCVKLPHTVGMVTDLDAHLVERALESLGAELKRREHILAAADAKDIEDYQDLVRRDPSHPPVPRLLIVIDEFASMVRDLPDFVTGLVNIAQRGRSLGIHLLLATQRPSGVVSPEIRANTNLRIALRVTDGGESSDVIDSPEAGHISKSTPGRAYVRLGHASLVPFQSGRVGGRRPGAADPQALMPWVGPLSWEDLGRSALAKPKTESREDEEITDLKVLVDAVRDANQSLGIPAQHSPWLPALSETLLLDEIEMPARSLAPGKLAPAPFGVEDLPADQARRPVVVDFSTFGHLMIGGAPRSGRSQILRTLAGSLARTHSTADVHLYGIDCGNGALNALTRLPHCGAVVSRNQTERVIRLVNRLKGELSRRQDLLAEKGFADIGEQRAAAAEDERLPHIVVLLDRWEGWVPTLGEVDHGSLTDELQTMMREGASVGIHLVLTGDRTLLVGRIATLTEDKYGLRLADRSDFTTLGIPARKVPEEIPPGRGYRNESGTETQFALLSEDTTGQGQAAALSAIGEAAMARDTAVPRSRRPFRVDSLPSRVSFADAWEMRDPEASRSRLWALAGIGGDEIVGFGPDLAAGVPTFVVAGPAKSGRSTVLMNFAQSYLGQGVRLVVAAPRQSPLRQLDGVDGVLKVFTGDDIDEDEFEELIDQASLEEPIAVLIDDGEILEDCDAEGHMKRIVSRGAERGLALVIAGDEEDVCSGFSGWQVDAKKGRRGILLSPQESSSGDLIGVRLSRSLVGGQVAPGKGMLHLGDGELRTVVVPG; this is encoded by the coding sequence GTGCGCCTGACTCTGACCGTCGTCGATCCGTTCGGCGGGGGCGCCGCCGACGTCGTACTCGATGCCGATCCCGAGTCCACGGTGGGGGACATCGCGCAGGAGCTGGCCCAGCAGGTGGGGGCGACCGGTGCCCAGGTCATTCCGCTCGGGCATCATCACCAGCTGCCCGCCAACAACGCCCCGTTGGTCTACGTGGACGGGTACGCCGTCGATCCGGCCGCCACGGTGGTGGGGTCGCCGCTGCGGGACGGGGCCGTCGTCAGTCTCCAGGACCCCGCCGGCTGTCTGCCCGGCGAGCCGACCGGGTTGGTCGAACTCCGCGTCGTCGGCGGTCCGGTGGCCGGATTCGTGCACCGGCTCGGCGTCGGGCGGTACGACATCGGCAGCGGACCGGCCTCGTACATCCGCGTGGACGACCCGGAAGTCCCCGCACGTGCTCTGACGTTGTCAGTTGCAACCGATGGCACCTGCCAAGTCGCCGTGCACGCGGACAAGGACGGCGTGACTCTCGACGGGGCGGCCGTCGACGGGGACGCGTGGCCGCTCGGCGGGCAGATCGCCGTCGGCAACTCCCTGCTCGAGCTGACCCGTTACGTCGCGCCCAACGCCGCGCTCAAATGGTCCGACGACGGCATCGGGCTCGACTACAACCGGCCGCCGCGGCTGCGTCCGCCGGAGCGGCAGACCAAGTTCCGGCTGCCGTCACCGCCCCGGGACTACGAGGCCCGGCCGCTGCCCTGGCTGATGGCCCTGACCCCGCTCGTCGGCGCCATCGTGTCCGTGCTGGTCTTCCAGCGCTGGTACTACCTGATCATGGCGGGTCTGAGCCCGCTGCTGCTGTTCGCCAACTACTTCAACGACAAGAAGCACGGGCGCAAGTCCCATGCCAAGCAGGTCAAGGAGTACAACGAGCAGAAGGAGCGGATCGAGAAGGACGCCCAGGACGCCCTTGTCGCCGAGCGCAACGACCGTCGCCATGCCGTGCCCGACCCCGCCACCGTCCTGTCCCTCGGGACCGGGCCGCGGACCCGGCTGTGGGAACGGCGGCGCACCGACCGTGACCATCTGCTCCTGCGCGTGGGTACCGGCCAGGTGTCCTCCGAGGTCGTCCTCGACGACCCCGAGCAGGACGAGCACCGGCGCCAGGTGACCTGGAAGATCGAGGACGCGCCCGTCTCCCTGTCCCTGCGCTCGCTCGGTGTCATCGGCATGGCCGGTCCCGGCGACTCGGCCCGGGCGATGGGCCGTTGGGCCGTCGCGCAGACCGCCGCCCTCCACAGCCCCATGGACGTGCAGTTCTACCTGCTCAGCGAGAACAGCGCGCAGAGCAGCTGGGACTGGACGCGCTGGCTGCCGCACGCCAAGCCGGGCGGCAGCCAGGACATCAACGTGCTCATCGGCACCGACGCCGAGACCGTCGGCGCCCGGATCGGCGAGCTGACGCAGATCCTCGACGCCCGCAAGAAGGCCGCCGAGCAGAACCGCGGGCAGGGCACCACCTTCAGCGAGCCGGACATCGTCGTCGTATGGGACGGTTCACGGCGGCTCCGGTCCCTGCCGGGTGCCGTACGGCTGCTGCGCGAAGGCCCCGCGGTCTCCATGTACGCCCTCTGCCTGGACGCCGAGGAGCGGTTCCTGCCCGGTGAGTGCCAGGCGTTCGTCGTCGCGGAGCCCAAGGCGCAGGAGTACGACGTGGAGGCCGCGCAGGCCGTCCAGCCGCAGCAGGCCGCCGGCGGCTTCCCCTCCTTCCAGGCCTGGCACACGGGTGGCAGCGAGCCCGAACGGCAGGCGCAGGCGGAGGAGTTGAGGCTGCGGGTCGAGGAGGCCGGCGCCGAGCGCGTCAAGGAGGTGCGGCCCGACTTCGTGTCGCCCGCCTGGTGCCTGCGGCTCGCCCGTTCCCTGTCCCCGCTGCGCGACATCAGCGGCGAGACCGAGGACTCGGCGCTTCCGGCCTCGAGCCGGCTGCTCGACGTGCTCCAGCTGGAGCCGCCGACGAGCGACGCGATCGTCGCGCGGTGGCGTATGGGCGGGCAGTCGACGATGGCCGTCATCGGTGAGTCGTACGACGGCCCGTTCGGTATCGACATGCGCAAGGACGGTCCGCACGGTCTGATCGCCGGCACGACCGGATCGGGTAAGTCGGAGCTGCTGCAGACCATCGTGGCAGCGCTCGCCGTCGCCAACACGCCCGAGAACATGACCTTCGTCCTCGTCGACTACAAGGGTGGCTCGGCGTTCAAGGACTGTGTGAAGCTGCCGCACACCGTCGGCATGGTGACCGACCTCGACGCCCACCTCGTGGAGCGCGCGCTCGAATCGCTGGGTGCCGAGCTGAAGCGGCGCGAGCACATTCTCGCCGCCGCCGACGCCAAGGACATCGAGGACTATCAGGACCTGGTGCGCCGGGACCCGTCGCACCCGCCGGTCCCCCGACTGCTCATCGTCATCGACGAGTTCGCGTCCATGGTCCGCGACCTGCCGGACTTCGTCACCGGTCTGGTCAACATCGCCCAGCGAGGCCGTTCGCTCGGTATCCACCTGCTGCTGGCCACGCAGCGTCCGAGCGGTGTCGTCAGCCCGGAGATCCGGGCCAACACCAACCTCCGTATCGCCCTGCGCGTGACGGACGGCGGTGAGTCCAGCGACGTGATCGACTCCCCCGAGGCCGGTCACATCTCCAAGAGCACGCCGGGCCGCGCGTACGTCCGGCTCGGTCACGCCTCCCTCGTGCCCTTCCAGTCCGGCCGTGTCGGGGGACGTCGGCCGGGGGCGGCCGACCCGCAGGCCCTGATGCCCTGGGTGGGTCCGTTGTCCTGGGAGGACCTCGGCCGCTCCGCGCTGGCGAAGCCGAAGACGGAGTCCCGCGAGGACGAGGAGATCACCGACCTCAAGGTCCTCGTCGACGCGGTCCGCGACGCCAACCAGTCGCTCGGCATACCGGCCCAGCACAGCCCGTGGCTGCCCGCACTCTCCGAGACGCTGCTGCTCGACGAGATCGAGATGCCGGCCCGCTCGCTCGCCCCCGGCAAGCTGGCACCGGCGCCGTTCGGCGTCGAGGACCTGCCGGCCGACCAGGCCCGCCGCCCGGTCGTGGTGGACTTCTCGACCTTCGGCCACCTGATGATCGGCGGTGCGCCGCGCAGCGGCCGCTCGCAGATCCTGCGCACCCTCGCGGGCTCCCTGGCGCGCACCCACTCCACGGCCGATGTGCACCTGTACGGCATCGACTGCGGCAACGGCGCCCTCAACGCGCTGACCCGGCTGCCGCACTGCGGCGCGGTCGTCAGCCGTAACCAGACCGAGCGGGTGATCCGGCTCGTCAACCGGCTCAAGGGCGAACTGTCCCGCCGCCAGGACCTGTTGGCGGAGAAGGGCTTCGCCGACATCGGCGAGCAGCGGGCGGCGGCCGCCGAGGACGAGCGGCTGCCGCACATCGTGGTGCTGCTCGACCGCTGGGAGGGCTGGGTGCCCACGCTCGGCGAGGTCGACCACGGTTCGCTGACGGACGAGTTGCAGACGATGATGCGCGAGGGCGCGAGCGTCGGCATCCACCTGGTCCTGACCGGTGACCGGACGCTGCTCGTCGGCCGTATCGCGACCCTCACCGAGGACAAGTACGGCCTGCGGCTGGCCGACCGCAGCGACTTCACCACGCTTGGCATCCCGGCCCGCAAGGTGCCCGAGGAGATCCCGCCGGGCCGCGGCTACCGCAACGAGTCGGGGACGGAGACACAGTTCGCGCTGCTGTCCGAGGACACCACCGGCCAGGGCCAGGCCGCCGCGCTGTCCGCGATCGGTGAGGCGGCGATGGCACGCGACACCGCCGTGCCCCGTTCCCGGCGTCCGTTCCGGGTGGACAGCCTGCCGAGCCGGGTCTCCTTCGCGGACGCCTGGGAGATGCGGGACCCGGAGGCCTCCCGCTCCCGGCTGTGGGCGCTGGCCGGCATCGGCGGCGACGAGATCGTCGGCTTCGGCCCCGACCTCGCCGCGGGCGTACCGACGTTCGTGGTCGCGGGCCCTGCCAAGTCGGGCCGGTCCACGGTCCTGATGAACTTCGCCCAGTCGTATCTGGGCCAGGGGGTGCGCCTGGTCGTCGCGGCCCCCCGCCAGTCCCCGCTGCGTCAACTGGACGGCGTGGACGGCGTGCTGAAGGTGTTCACCGGCGACGACATCGACGAGGACGAGTTCGAGGAGCTCATCGACCAGGCGTCGCTGGAAGAGCCGATCGCCGTCCTGATCGACGACGGCGAGATCCTCGAGGACTGCGACGCCGAGGGCCACATGAAGCGGATCGTCTCCCGCGGCGCCGAACGCGGCCTCGCCCTGGTCATCGCCGGTGACGAGGAGGACGTGTGCAGCGGCTTCTCCGGCTGGCAGGTCGACGCCAAGAAGGGCCGACGAGGCATCCTGCTCTCCCCTCAGGAGTCGTCGAGCGGCGACCTCATCGGCGTACGGCTGTCGCGCAGTCTGGTCGGCGGTCAGGTCGCCCCGGGCAAGGGCATGCTGCACCTGGGCGACGGCGAACTGCGGACGGTGGTCGTGCCCGGGTGA